One window from the genome of Candidatus Poribacteria bacterium encodes:
- a CDS encoding RRXRR domain-containing protein, with the protein MPTSPPVARHLIKSGKATPYWDNGLFCIRLNYETSQYTQEIAVGVDPGSKKEGFTVKSESHTYLNVQADAHNKVGKKVKKRRELRRSRRSRKCPNRKNRTNRLTNRERIPAGTRARWEWKLRILDWLSKLYPVTHVCVEDIKARTIERAKKWNTSFSPLEVGKQWFYTEIRKQWQLRTLHGWETQEIRDRLGLKKSSKKLSETFDAHCVDSWCLAYYIVGGSDTPDNTTLMCISPIPIKRRELHRQQEAKGGKRSRVGGSVFGQGTLVKNKLIKHVKYGLTRLAGVNAKGLFSIYSMGNKRLTTGAKRSDFKVLTRLNFYYRSGHSSPT; encoded by the coding sequence ATGCCAACTTCCCCGCCGGTTGCCAGACACCTTATCAAAAGTGGGAAGGCAACGCCATATTGGGATAACGGACTCTTTTGTATTCGACTCAACTACGAGACTTCTCAATACACTCAAGAGATTGCTGTGGGTGTAGACCCGGGTAGCAAGAAAGAAGGGTTTACCGTCAAATCAGAATCTCATACCTATTTGAATGTTCAGGCAGACGCGCATAATAAAGTCGGTAAGAAAGTTAAAAAGCGTCGAGAGTTGCGTAGGAGTAGACGCTCTCGTAAGTGTCCGAATCGCAAGAATAGAACCAACCGCCTTACGAATAGAGAACGTATCCCGGCAGGCACGCGTGCGAGGTGGGAGTGGAAACTTCGTATCCTGGATTGGCTTTCAAAGTTGTATCCGGTCACACACGTCTGTGTAGAAGATATTAAGGCACGCACGATAGAACGTGCGAAGAAATGGAATACCTCCTTTAGTCCGCTTGAAGTAGGTAAGCAGTGGTTTTATACCGAAATCCGCAAGCAGTGGCAGTTGCGAACCCTTCACGGGTGGGAAACCCAAGAGATACGCGATAGGTTAGGACTCAAAAAGTCGTCAAAGAAACTATCAGAAACCTTTGATGCTCATTGCGTGGATAGCTGGTGTCTCGCTTATTATATCGTAGGCGGTTCGGATACACCCGATAACACGACTCTTATGTGTATCTCACCGATACCGATAAAGCGTCGAGAGTTGCATAGGCAACAGGAAGCGAAGGGTGGTAAACGCTCACGGGTGGGCGGCAGTGTATTCGGTCAAGGAACCCTCGTCAAAAATAAATTGATTAAGCATGTCAAATACGGTTTAACACGACTTGCTGGCGTTAACGCAAAGGGTTTGTTTTCAATATATAGTATGGGAAACAAACGATTAACTACAGGGGCGAAGCGGTCTGATTTTAAAGTACTAACACGCCTCAACTTCTATTACAGGAGCGGGCATTCCTCCCCAACCTAA